A segment of the Panulirus ornatus isolate Po-2019 chromosome 39, ASM3632096v1, whole genome shotgun sequence genome:
AGGGCAGCAAGGTGTTACGGTATAGCTTAGGTGTTAAGGATTCTCAACCCTTATGCTAAACCAAGGAATTAGTCTTGATTACCTCAGCAGAGAACAGGGCTTCTCTACCCTTACGCTAGTCTTAGGAGCGGAGGATTGAGCCCCTAATTATACAAGATCAATTCCCATAAGATGTTCAAGTTAGTACTTAACCCATCCCATATAATTAGCAAAGAAGTTAAGGATAATAGAGACATTGTGTGGtaaatattttctctcttcctgtagGTTctagtggtagtgtgtgtggcgtCAGTGGTCGCTGGAGGCAGGCGCCCTACCTACTCCTACGGCGTCCCCTTCGTGAGTATTGATCAGTATCATTTTAAACAACTTTAAGCATATTCCTATTTGTCACAAATAATTTGGTATGATAACCTTTTCTACGAACCTTATTGTCTTCTATAGGATTCCTCAGAGGAGTCTTTTGAGTCTTTTGAGTCTAGCGAGGCTCAGTACAACTTCAACTGGGCTGTGCAACACGGCCCCTCTGGCAACGACTTCGGCCACCAGGAGGCCCGTGATGGTGacgacacccaggggtcgtactacgTGCAGcttcccgacggtcgtctgcagaCCGTCACTTACAATGTGGATGGTGACTCAGGCTACCTGGCCCAGGTTGACTACAAGGGAGAGGCTCGCTACCCCGACTCCTTCGAATCCTTCGAGTCCTTCGAGTTCGGCGCACCCAGGGGTCGATCCTTTGGCTCTTCCGAGTCCTTCGAGTCCTTCGAGTTCAGTGCACCCCGGGCTCGGTTCTTTGGCTCTCCCGAGTCCTTCGAATCCCGAGAGTTCGGACTGTACCGGCCACCCAGGCCAGTGTATGGTTAAGTCTCGTCTTCTTAGCTACTGATCTGCAACTCAAGATTGATCATCCGGATAAACTATTGTTATAGATaatcatacacacgcacgcataaagaaactcatttctttatctatatatatatttattcaattATGTAAAGAACACGAAGTTTACCTACATGAATTATTAAAAGAACCATTGCATTAAAATGAATTTTGATTATTTCCTTATATACACTGACCTTGGAATTTAACTATGCACTGTGTCATAaaatcaaatttcattgaactactTAGTCAGATTTTACCTTGTTTCCCGCATCGAACATTATTGTCTTCATCCTGGAGTACACATACCCAAGAGAGCATTTTAACAACCAAACTGCTACCTAAAGACGAAAGGTTATGGACCCCAGGAAGGTCCTCACATGCGTCTTATAAGCATGACGGAATACATGATCTTTAGCACTTCTGATCTCGACTTGAGATATTCACGGAAGTTCTCTGAGTTTTGCTAAGCAACTGATATCAAGGTGTCTTGAAATGTCTAATGATGGGCCCGAAAGAGGATATCTTAAGATATTCGTCTCTCCtcatctatctcttctctttcaattttcCTGCCGATGTTCTATCCAAATCAATACAATTTTTCTATATGACAAACATTAAGAGTAGCACATGAATTGATTGCATAATTCAATTGCATTTACTAAACTAACCAGCGGTAAGATCAAGCAATTATTGaacacaaaaaaacacataaAATCCGAAAAGAATTTAGTAACATACTCGCTATTTGgataaaaatatttcatatttgataAATAGATATTTTATAATTATCATATTTACAAAGATACAATAAATTAAGGAGAGGAACGTGTATGATCATCAGGGATCATGTCTCATGTCGTCCAGAGGAACAGGTGGACAAATGACCAGGAGAAAGTCTTGTCAAGGTTGGCCCAGAGTGTCTGACGAAGGAGTTGGTCCTGAGTGGGTGGGTCTTGCTAAGCCTCAAAGGACTCATCAGACTCCTCGGACTCATCGAACTCATCGGACTCATCTGACTCGTCTGACTCGCTGTAGGTGACCAAGGGCTGATAGCCATCGTCGCCGTAAACAGTATAAACGACCTTCTGCAGACGACCATTGGGAAGCTCTAcgtagtacgacccctgggtgtcgtCGCCGTCGCGGGTCTCCTGGTGGCCGAACTCGTTGCTGGAGGGGTCGTCGTCGATGGCCCAGTTGAAGCTGTATTTAACCTCTGTAGACTCAAGAGATTCCTGCAATGTTAACACCAGGAGAATGTTATTGTACCCACCATCTGAACCAAGCCATTCTATGTTCACTCCACAATGAAACGATCGATACATAAATGGTACATTAAGACTATGATTAGGTGACCACATGTGTCATGATGAAAGTGGATCATACACATACCTCCGACGAATCATAGGTAGGCAGAAGGTCGGCAGCGGCAGCAGCCAACAAACACACGAACAGCAGCTGTGAAGAGAAGCACAAGGATAAATTAGTGGACCAGCAACAGTGAAGAAAACGATGCATTTTGTCATAATTGTGTATAGGTTGCCTAACTTACTAAAATTTACCTTCCCAGTGATGATATGAATATTGGGGATTAAAGTTAGACAATGACATAGAATTATAGAAACATTCATGCCttcattagtgaaaaagaaaactttatctTCTATTACCCTCACATTAGAACGATATGCTACATACATAACTTGTTATCAGTTCACACTGCACTTGAAGCCAGAAAATGCCAAGCATCAAATATGTTGTACACTGAAATCTAGCTTTTATATATCCGTTCATTTCTATGAGCAAGAATATAAGTAATGACTTAATCTGTCTGTTACAGTCGATATCAACACACAAATCAATAGTGTTGTTCACGTACTTTAGCATACATGTTGAGTGAAGTAGGATCCTTGAGTAGTGTAGGGATCAGCTGCTGTTCCTAGGGGACTCCTTGGCTTAGctcctgatggtggtgctggtgaacaGTGTAGTAAGGCCTCCTGCTTCTAGGTTTATATAGGAGGACTCGGCCACTCCTACCGACTCGAGGTCATCTAGGTCATGTTTTTATAGACACCATAGACGAAAGGAGACTGACCAACACAAACCATTTCCAAGGTCAGACACTTGGCTTTCTTGGCAACAAGACTTTCATGCGACTCTATGGAATACCTTGTTTCACAAGACTTCTGAAATATGTTATCTTAATGACATATGCTTCCATAAGTGCATTGTATATTCAGTGAGTATAATAACTTTACTATCAACACTGTATCATAGATACAGTAATATTTTTCTACACTCAAACATAATGAGAAACTTTTTCTTGTTGAGCAGCAACATGCGTTTGAGTTTTTGACATGACAGTGATGATAAATGTTCACCACATATCCAAGGACATAAGCATGagaacagacacatatacacacaagtgtaGAGCTCCCTTCCAGTCTTGAACAAATAGACAATTCCAGACACATTCTTCGTGGCTCACTGCTGGGGCCACTAATGTTTCTGATTAACCAAAATGATTTAACAAACGGAAAAGAACTATACCTTGATATGTTTGCCGATATTGCCAAAATTAAGGAAGAATTTGAAAGTAACGAGGACTGCGAAGTACATGAAATAGATCTAGATCGGTCGATTAAATGGTCCGTGGCATTCAACCATGGAAATTGCAGTCATGAAGATGGGAGGCAGTTTTAGCGGTCCAGATGGTGAGTTCCATAATAAAGGAAAAAGACCTAATCGATTCATAATAAGGAAGTGAACCAATTTAAGTAATACCATGAATTTATTACCAAAAGATTTTTGAAAGAGTATCGTAAAGAAGGCAAACCATACATTAGGCTGTTATCTGTAAAGAGGGTCTTAGAATATGCGATTTTCGTTTACCTTTTGAGAAATGATTTTGTATACCATTCAGGACGTAGGAACCAGCATGGAAGACTGTTGTTTCTGAAGAAGAAATTGATGACTCTACTGCTTCAAACCATTTCGAGACACGAAACACAGTTCCATTAACTACTGACCACTGTGGGAGCGAAAACAAAACTGCTTCATTTCACAAGAGACCGAGGATGTCTGACCTCCTCCTCTAGAAGACTTAACAATATCTACGTGTGAGTTTACCGTCTTTATTAAGGTAAACTATAGGTAGGTTTACCAAAACTGTTAGTGTAAGTATTCATGATAGTCTAACTGACTTCTATGTAACTCCGAACTGCTCGAGATGCTGGTTCGGGAAAGTAAAGCCATCATGGCATTTAGTGCCCTGTTGTCTGATCCTTCTCCGTTTCATGGATAGATTTCATCCCGTCTTCACTAGGGTTATGTGGTACCTTACCGGGAGTGCTGACAACCCATTATTCAAATCCTTGATCCTCATGTATTGCCAACGCCACCAACTGTTCATTGTTATCGTCAGAGACCTGAACCTTACAGTTTTAGGCTTATAAGCACATCGTTGCCAACACAAGACGTCCGTCGACCGCCAAGTGGTGGGAGTGTATCCAGACCCGGGTTTCCTAACAATCGACACCAGGACGATGGTGAGATACAGTCAAGTCAACTTCTGCTTGAATAGAAAATCTTCTCTCGTTCATCTTCTTTTGAAGCATCAAACAGTTGCCCTCCGGCGATATACTTGACTGTGGAGTCTGACCTCAACAACCAGCTTAGACGTCCGATTGGCTTTATAAACGTACCCGTCTTATGTTCAGAACAAAACACCTTATTGATCTTAACTCCTGGGCATCCCTTGGCTGTTTCCAAGGTTTTCTACTGAAAGCAACCCATTCGTTCATCAAGTTCCTCCGTAATGCAAAATACAGAAAGCCAACCAATTGTTGTTCGTTCAAATCACCATTTCTGGTCGTACATTCTGTAGTTTTAAGATTACTTTATGAGTTCTCTTGATATTTAGGATAGAACAGAATGGTAGTGAACGAAATACATGTTTACAACTTAAGAACATTCTTCCTTaaaacccatcctcctcctttcatTGATTGTTCAGATCTTCTGTCAtattatattttgttttgatCAGATACTGAATGACCAGGTTAAGTGGAGTGTGACTGTTTTGCTGTTTTTAGCTCTCTGTCTCTTGCAGGGCGTAGAGAGGAATCACGACAGGTTTGGGAATAAGATCactatacacagatacatatcaATGCCCATATTTTCTACAACATTAGTCACAGTAGAGTCATGAAAAGAG
Coding sequences within it:
- the LOC139761269 gene encoding uncharacterized protein → MISKVLVVVCVASVVAGGRRPTYSYGVPFDSSEESFESFESSEAQYNFNWAVQHGPSGNDFGHQEARDGDDTQGSYYVQLPDGRLQTVTYNVDGDSGYLAQVDYKGEARYPDSFESFESFEFGAPRGRSFGSSESFESFEFSAPRARFFGSPESFESREFGLYRPPRPVYG
- the LOC139761270 gene encoding pro-resilin-like isoform X1 is translated as MYAKLLFVCLLAAAAADLLPTYDSSEESLESTEVKYSFNWAIDDDPSSNEFGHQETRDGDDTQGSYYVELPNGRLQKVVYTVYGDDGYQPLVTYSESDESDESDEFDESEESDESFEA